The DNA region GCGACGTGGGTCTATTCGAGCGATACGGGGCGGCTTTCGCGTCTCGAGTCGATGCCGAAGGAGAACTCGCTGGCGCAGTTCCGGTACGCTGAGCAGTTCGAGGCCAAGGGGCAGTTCGACCAGGCGCTGCGCGAGTACCGCAAGGTGGTGCGTTACTTCCCGGACTCGATCCTGGCGGCCAAAGCCCAGTTCAAGGTGGGCGAGTGCTACGAGAAACTCGGCCGCTATGTCAAGGCGTTCAACCAGTACCAGCTCGTGCTGGAGAAGTACCCGTCGTACAGCGATCCCGACGAGGTGATTGCGCGCCAGTACGCGATTGCCAACGCGTTCTACAGCGGGCGCAAGAAGGCGATGCCGCTGTTGCGGATGCGCGTCCTATCGGGCCGGAGCGAGGCGGTCCGCTGCTACGAGCAGATCGCGCTCAATGCGCCGTTCGGCCCGGTGGCCGAGGAGGCCAAGTACCGCGCCGGCGAGCTGCTCGAGCGCAAGGCGCGCTACGACGACTACACGACGATGGACAGCGGGGTCCGCCAGGGCGCGGTCAACACATACCTGTTCGTTGTCGACAACTTCGACCACGGGGCGCGGCGCGGCGACTCGCTGTTCCGCGTCGGTGAGTGCTACTACAAGAAGGCACAGCGGGCGCGTCACGACAAGAAGGCGTTCGAGCAGGCGCTGTTCTACTACGGCCGCTACCTGCGCGAGCACCCGACGGGCGAGCACGCCAAGGCGGCCGAGGCGCGGATCGCCGAGGTGGACTACCGCCGGGCCGAGAGCACGTTCCAGGTCGCCACGTACTACGAGAAACGGGGCAAGTACCGCGCGGCGCTGATCTACTACCAGGATCTGGCGGCGCGCTTCCCGCTCTCGCCCTATGCCGACCAGGCCGAGGCGAAGGTGGCCGAGATGCAGAAGCGTCTCGACATCGAGCCGGCTTCCGACGAGCCGACCGAGGACCAGGATGCAAGCAGCGGCGTGACTGAGCCGGAGTAGGCAAGGACGGCGAACGCGCACGCTTGGCTCGTGCCGCGAAGCGTGGTAAGGTCACGTCCGCTGGTGTGTGCTCCGCCCGGACCGGGCGGGCGACGGGAACCGAGGGAGTGCAGAGGCGACCCAGGAAACGCCGGGGAAAGGCCGGGTGCGAACCCGGGAGAAGGCCGGGAGCATCCGGGAGGAGGCGAGACGATGCGACGCGTGTGGGTGGTGTTGGCTGGTGCGTGTGTGATCGTGATAGCGGTCGGCGGGTGCGGCGGCTACCGGGTGGGGACGCTTCTGCCCGAGCACATCAAGACAATCGCCGTGCCGGCGTTCGTCAATAAGACGGGCGAACCGAACCTGGAGATCGGCGCCACGACGGCGGTGAACAACCGGCTCCACATCGACGGGACGCTCAAAATCGTGGGCGAGGACGAGGATCCCGATGTGCTGCTCACGGTCGAGATCGTCAACTACCAGCGCCGGGCCGTGCGGTTCACGGGCGCGACGCGCCCGGCCGAGTACCGGATCACGGTGACGGTGCGCGCCACGCTGCACGACATGCGCGAGGACAAGGATCTCTTTGTCAACGAGCGGCTGAGCGGCCGCACGGAGTTTGTCATCCAGGGCTCGCTGCCGGATTCCGAGACGCGGGCGCAGCCCCGGGCGTTCGATGATCTCGCACGGAACGTGGTCGAACGCATTGTCGAGGGCTGGTAGCGTCGGCCCGGTGTCCGGCGAGGCGTTCAGTGCCGCAACTCATTCTTGTCGGGGGCAACCGTGAAGCTCGATGAGTTTCGCCGCGTCCTGGCCAACCTGCGTCTGCGTCCCGTGCTGCTCGTAACGGGGACGGAGCCCTACCTCAAGACGCTGATTGTTGAGACGCTCAAAAAGCAC from Verrucomicrobiota bacterium includes:
- a CDS encoding tetratricopeptide repeat protein, whose product is MRAVRAGALAAAVVVAFLVQTAAATWVYSSDTGRLSRLESMPKENSLAQFRYAEQFEAKGQFDQALREYRKVVRYFPDSILAAKAQFKVGECYEKLGRYVKAFNQYQLVLEKYPSYSDPDEVIARQYAIANAFYSGRKKAMPLLRMRVLSGRSEAVRCYEQIALNAPFGPVAEEAKYRAGELLERKARYDDYTTMDSGVRQGAVNTYLFVVDNFDHGARRGDSLFRVGECYYKKAQRARHDKKAFEQALFYYGRYLREHPTGEHAKAAEARIAEVDYRRAESTFQVATYYEKRGKYRAALIYYQDLAARFPLSPYADQAEAKVAEMQKRLDIEPASDEPTEDQDASSGVTEPE
- a CDS encoding LptE family protein, translating into MRRVWVVLAGACVIVIAVGGCGGYRVGTLLPEHIKTIAVPAFVNKTGEPNLEIGATTAVNNRLHIDGTLKIVGEDEDPDVLLTVEIVNYQRRAVRFTGATRPAEYRITVTVRATLHDMREDKDLFVNERLSGRTEFVIQGSLPDSETRAQPRAFDDLARNVVERIVEGW